Proteins encoded within one genomic window of Amycolatopsis nigrescens CSC17Ta-90:
- a CDS encoding type I polyketide synthase gives MSLPPPGEPELRRWLIDRIALLTGLRPESIDPERPLRELGVSSRDAIVVATELSELTGRDLPAGLLWQQPTVAMLAGSLAGGDPADPVEPVRARAADGEPMAVIGMGCRLPGDVESPEDFWRLLVAGTDAIGPVPDGRWADFTGADGFPRHGGFLADVTGFDADFFGISADEATLMDPQQRILLEVTWAALEQARVSARSLRGSRTGVFVGISSAEYGHLTMGGSASTAPWTATGAAASIAANRLSYQLDLRGPSVVVDTACSSSLVAVHQAVRGLRDGEIDLAVVGGVNLMLTPEITATFHRAGALAGNARCKAFDAAADGIVRGEGCGVVLLKRLADARVDGDRVLAVVRGSAVNSDGRSNGLTAPNPAAQRALLADAHAIADSDPSTVDYVEAHGAGTLLGDPIEAQALTEVLGRGRDRGRPLLLGSVKTNLGHLEGAAGVIGLIKTVLALWHGKIPPSLHFTEPNPHIDFHRSALSVVTEPTNWPRYAGTPARAGVSAFGFGGTNAHVVLEEWPFEPNTSAAAGERWGSRPHVFALSAHTDAALRQRARDLVGWLDSPGGKAVRPDELAGALAARDHQDRRAVLVVPARSRLVEGLRSLAVGTPNREVLLGNSRPACAGPVFVFSGYGSHWPAMGKRLLSTEPEFRAAVDALEPIFLAKAGFSLRSRLRSSHPSTDPAVVQPTLFGMQVALAALWRAHGVEPAAVLGHSMGEVAAAVVAGALAVPDGLWTVATRSRLLSELSASGAGAMAVVELSATELAELGERFPGVSVAVYTSPTQCTISGDAAEVAALVAYAESIGKLARRLTVTSAGHSPAVDAVLAEFRAGLGTLPAGPPLTTFYSSVLDDPRGTPVFDEDYWVANLRRPVRFTHALAAAMADGHQMFVEISPHPIAATAVEQTATVRGHDAVALPTLSRRAADRDDFLTSLAALHAAGHPSVLARRYPDGPVLDLPGPAWQHERYWAEPRRPAPATGAHPLLGVRVEVPEEARELWQSDLDPETLPWLADHQVQGMPVLPGTAYLEMAMSCGRAVFGVPDGELVVRDLELAELLPVHQPVRLCTEFRRLGPDRGLVRIRSKTGSGDWIGHATAEVLVEPAVPVSPWAGAIAEEPPLDLYRELALHGQSYGPAFRGLHGVHAARGRASAGIALPEAASDHPAFTLHPALGDACLHTLAAAAAAELNGARGVYLPAGIGSVRLPGDPRAGVRCRAAVRRTGDELLGAVRLMDAEERVVAELTGVRVRRLSSAALPVPLHDKLFETRWVERPLPAEPSAVGRDWLVLTDDRPASLAQSIGLATALAATGDSATALPVAELADGLRSPAGVVLIAAQTRAYRDPAVARELLLTVSTVVRRLAGSPTRLYLAVRNAAVVTEGEHGEPGAAALRALVRVLAFEHPGLRVSLVDLDPASSGAALAAELRAVAADDEVAWRDGRRYVARVVRTAPADPAAGSRVRPGGYLISGGLGAFGLLTAGWLAGRGAKRIVLCGRTGPSPEVSAVLDRLRERGTDIRLVLGDIAEPAVVRAAVDRVTEDGVRLHGVVHAAGVPDDRPVTELTEARLAEVWRPKVLGGRNLHEATQGHDLDWWLGFSSAAALFGSPGQAAHATADAWLDGLAASRRAQGLPATSVQWGAWATGPGNNPLLEPMAADEGLAALAAVLGAGPPVIGVGRIDLSRALGRFPELGRRPVFADLESADPTEKGLGATGEDAHPAPAPGPRPVAPRDPAERWVAGLWRAVLDAREFGVFDDFFELGGELSGAERIRGEVVERLGEAPEVDELFFAPTVAAMADLLRGGYEGTDTGPVRLLCERGDQPPLFLFHPAGGTTSVYRPLVDRLGDRQPCYGLERMDELGTLEEKAARYVELVRVIQPEGRYRLGGWSFGGMLAYEVARQLTEAGCQVDAVILIGTVLPRRAAGADEGAGRFLRHVRDVYGMDLALSSAEQRELDEPGQVDLVLGRLAAVAPGTGDAVLRHQYTSYVDTKIAERYRPKPYAGPVLLCRAADERAPGWDELCPSLRVVTVPGDQLTMIDPPQVDELAERLGHFLEGSRDVQRPPA, from the coding sequence GTGAGCCTGCCGCCGCCGGGGGAGCCGGAGCTGCGGCGCTGGCTGATCGATCGGATCGCACTGCTGACCGGCCTTCGCCCGGAGTCGATCGACCCGGAGCGGCCGCTGCGCGAGCTGGGCGTGTCCTCCAGGGACGCGATCGTGGTGGCCACCGAGCTGAGCGAGCTGACCGGTCGGGACCTGCCCGCCGGCCTGCTGTGGCAGCAGCCGACGGTGGCGATGCTGGCCGGTTCGCTGGCCGGTGGTGACCCTGCCGACCCGGTCGAGCCGGTGCGGGCGCGGGCGGCCGACGGTGAGCCGATGGCGGTGATCGGCATGGGCTGCCGGCTGCCCGGTGACGTGGAGTCGCCGGAGGACTTCTGGCGGCTGCTCGTCGCGGGTACCGACGCGATCGGCCCGGTGCCCGACGGGCGCTGGGCCGATTTCACGGGTGCGGACGGTTTCCCCCGGCACGGCGGTTTCCTGGCCGACGTCACCGGGTTCGACGCGGACTTCTTCGGGATCAGCGCGGACGAGGCCACCCTGATGGACCCGCAGCAGCGGATCTTGCTGGAGGTCACCTGGGCCGCGCTGGAACAGGCCAGGGTCAGCGCGCGTTCGCTGCGCGGCAGCCGGACGGGGGTGTTCGTCGGTATCTCTTCGGCCGAGTACGGCCACCTCACCATGGGCGGTTCCGCTTCGACGGCGCCGTGGACGGCCACCGGCGCGGCGGCCAGCATCGCGGCCAACCGGCTGTCGTACCAGCTCGACCTGCGCGGGCCGAGCGTGGTGGTGGACACCGCCTGCTCCTCTTCGCTGGTCGCCGTGCACCAGGCGGTGCGCGGCCTGCGGGACGGCGAGATCGACCTGGCCGTGGTGGGCGGGGTGAACCTGATGCTCACCCCCGAGATCACCGCCACCTTCCACCGCGCGGGCGCGCTCGCCGGGAACGCGCGGTGCAAGGCGTTCGACGCGGCCGCGGACGGCATCGTGCGCGGCGAGGGCTGCGGGGTCGTGCTGCTCAAACGGCTGGCCGACGCGCGCGTCGACGGGGACCGGGTGCTGGCCGTTGTCCGCGGCAGCGCGGTGAACTCGGACGGCAGGTCCAACGGGCTGACCGCGCCGAACCCGGCTGCGCAGCGGGCGCTGCTGGCCGACGCGCACGCGATCGCCGACTCCGATCCGTCCACTGTGGACTACGTGGAGGCGCACGGGGCCGGCACCCTGCTCGGCGACCCGATCGAGGCGCAGGCGCTGACCGAGGTGCTCGGCCGCGGCCGTGACCGCGGCAGGCCGCTGCTGCTCGGCTCGGTGAAGACCAACCTCGGCCACCTCGAGGGCGCGGCCGGGGTGATCGGCCTGATCAAGACCGTGCTGGCGCTGTGGCACGGCAAGATCCCGCCGAGCCTGCACTTCACCGAGCCGAACCCGCACATCGACTTCCACCGCAGCGCCCTTTCGGTGGTGACCGAGCCGACCAACTGGCCGCGGTATGCCGGAACTCCCGCCAGGGCCGGGGTTTCCGCCTTCGGTTTCGGCGGCACCAACGCGCACGTGGTGCTGGAGGAGTGGCCGTTCGAGCCGAACACGTCCGCCGCGGCCGGTGAGCGCTGGGGCAGCAGGCCGCACGTTTTCGCGCTTTCCGCGCACACCGACGCCGCGCTGCGGCAGCGTGCCCGCGACCTGGTCGGTTGGCTGGATTCGCCGGGCGGCAAGGCGGTCCGGCCGGACGAACTGGCCGGGGCGCTGGCGGCGCGCGACCACCAGGACCGGCGGGCCGTGCTGGTGGTGCCGGCCAGATCCAGGCTGGTCGAGGGACTGCGCTCGCTCGCGGTCGGGACGCCGAACCGGGAGGTGCTGCTCGGCAACTCCCGGCCCGCCTGCGCCGGGCCGGTGTTCGTGTTCTCCGGCTACGGCTCGCATTGGCCGGCGATGGGCAAACGGCTGCTGTCCACCGAGCCGGAGTTCCGCGCCGCGGTGGACGCGCTGGAGCCGATCTTCCTTGCCAAAGCCGGGTTTTCGCTGCGCTCGCGGCTGCGCAGCAGCCACCCGTCGACGGATCCGGCGGTGGTGCAGCCGACCCTGTTCGGCATGCAGGTCGCGCTGGCCGCGCTGTGGCGGGCGCACGGGGTCGAGCCGGCCGCGGTGCTCGGGCACTCGATGGGCGAGGTGGCCGCCGCGGTGGTGGCCGGCGCGCTGGCCGTGCCGGACGGGCTGTGGACCGTCGCGACCAGATCGCGGCTGCTGTCCGAGCTGTCCGCGTCCGGGGCCGGCGCGATGGCGGTGGTGGAGCTTTCCGCCACCGAACTGGCCGAGCTGGGTGAGCGGTTCCCCGGGGTGTCCGTCGCGGTGTACACCTCGCCGACGCAGTGCACGATCAGCGGCGACGCGGCCGAGGTGGCCGCGCTGGTCGCCTACGCGGAGAGCATCGGCAAGCTGGCCAGGCGGCTGACCGTCACCAGCGCCGGGCACTCGCCGGCGGTGGACGCGGTGCTGGCGGAGTTCCGCGCCGGGCTGGGCACGCTGCCCGCCGGCCCGCCGCTGACCACCTTCTATTCCAGCGTGCTGGACGATCCGCGGGGCACTCCGGTGTTCGACGAGGACTACTGGGTGGCCAACCTCCGGCGCCCGGTCCGGTTCACGCACGCGCTGGCCGCCGCGATGGCGGACGGGCACCAGATGTTCGTGGAGATCTCGCCGCACCCGATCGCGGCCACCGCGGTGGAGCAGACCGCGACCGTGCGCGGGCACGACGCGGTGGCGCTGCCGACGCTGAGCCGCCGGGCCGCGGATCGCGACGACTTCCTGACCAGCCTGGCCGCGCTGCACGCCGCCGGGCACCCGTCGGTGCTCGCCCGCCGGTACCCGGACGGGCCGGTGCTGGACCTGCCGGGGCCGGCCTGGCAGCACGAGCGCTACTGGGCCGAGCCTCGCCGCCCTGCACCCGCGACCGGTGCGCATCCGCTGCTCGGGGTCCGGGTGGAGGTGCCGGAGGAGGCCCGCGAGCTGTGGCAGTCCGATTTGGACCCGGAGACGCTGCCGTGGCTGGCCGATCACCAGGTGCAGGGCATGCCGGTGCTGCCCGGCACGGCCTACCTGGAGATGGCCATGTCCTGCGGTCGGGCCGTTTTCGGGGTGCCGGATGGTGAGCTGGTGGTCCGCGACCTGGAGCTGGCCGAGCTGCTGCCGGTGCACCAGCCGGTCCGGTTGTGCACCGAGTTCCGCCGGCTCGGCCCTGATCGCGGGCTGGTGCGGATCAGGTCGAAGACGGGCTCCGGGGATTGGATCGGGCACGCGACGGCCGAGGTGTTGGTGGAACCCGCGGTACCCGTCTCGCCGTGGGCGGGCGCGATCGCCGAGGAGCCGCCGCTCGATCTGTACCGCGAGTTGGCGCTGCACGGCCAGAGCTACGGGCCCGCCTTTCGCGGGCTGCACGGCGTACACGCGGCGAGGGGCCGGGCGTCCGCCGGGATCGCGCTGCCCGAAGCCGCGTCCGACCATCCGGCGTTCACCCTGCACCCGGCGCTCGGCGACGCCTGCCTGCACACGCTGGCCGCGGCGGCGGCCGCCGAGCTGAACGGCGCGCGCGGCGTCTACCTGCCCGCCGGGATCGGGTCGGTGCGGCTGCCCGGCGATCCGCGGGCGGGGGTGCGCTGCCGGGCGGCGGTGCGGCGAACCGGCGACGAGCTGCTCGGGGCGGTGCGGCTGATGGACGCCGAGGAGCGGGTGGTGGCCGAGCTGACCGGGGTGCGGGTGCGGCGGTTGTCCTCCGCCGCGTTGCCGGTTCCGTTGCACGACAAGCTGTTCGAGACCCGCTGGGTGGAGCGGCCGTTGCCGGCCGAGCCGTCCGCGGTCGGCCGTGACTGGCTGGTGCTCACCGACGACCGCCCGGCCAGCCTGGCCCAGTCCATCGGCTTGGCCACCGCGCTCGCCGCGACCGGGGACAGCGCGACCGCGCTGCCGGTCGCCGAGCTGGCGGACGGGCTGCGCTCGCCGGCCGGGGTGGTGCTGATCGCCGCGCAGACCAGGGCGTACCGGGATCCCGCGGTGGCGAGGGAACTGCTGCTGACGGTGTCCACTGTGGTCAGACGACTGGCCGGTTCGCCGACGCGGCTGTACCTCGCCGTGCGCAACGCGGCGGTGGTGACCGAGGGGGAGCACGGCGAACCCGGGGCCGCCGCGTTGCGGGCGCTGGTCCGGGTACTGGCCTTCGAGCATCCTGGCCTCCGGGTCAGCCTGGTGGACCTGGACCCGGCGTCCAGCGGTGCGGCGCTGGCCGCCGAACTTCGAGCCGTGGCGGCAGATGACGAAGTGGCCTGGCGCGACGGTCGTCGGTACGTGGCCAGGGTGGTGCGGACGGCGCCGGCCGATCCGGCGGCCGGATCGCGGGTGCGGCCGGGCGGCTACCTGATCAGCGGCGGGCTCGGCGCGTTCGGGCTGCTCACCGCGGGTTGGCTCGCCGGGCGCGGGGCGAAGCGGATCGTGCTGTGCGGGCGGACCGGGCCGTCGCCGGAGGTGTCGGCCGTGCTCGACCGGCTTCGCGAGCGCGGCACCGACATCCGGCTGGTGCTCGGCGACATCGCCGAACCGGCGGTGGTGCGGGCCGCGGTGGACCGGGTCACCGAAGACGGCGTCCGGCTGCACGGCGTGGTGCACGCCGCCGGGGTGCCGGACGACCGGCCGGTCACCGAGCTGACCGAAGCGCGGCTGGCCGAGGTGTGGCGGCCGAAGGTGCTCGGCGGCCGGAACCTGCACGAGGCCACCCAGGGCCACGATCTGGACTGGTGGCTCGGGTTCTCCTCGGCCGCCGCGCTGTTCGGGTCGCCCGGCCAGGCCGCGCACGCCACCGCCGATGCCTGGCTGGACGGCTTGGCCGCGTCGCGCCGCGCGCAGGGCCTGCCGGCGACCAGCGTGCAGTGGGGCGCCTGGGCCACCGGCCCCGGCAACAACCCGTTGCTCGAACCGATGGCGGCGGACGAGGGCCTTGCCGCGCTGGCCGCGGTGCTCGGCGCGGGGCCGCCGGTGATCGGGGTCGGCCGGATCGACCTGTCCCGCGCGCTCGGACGTTTCCCCGAACTCGGCCGTCGGCCGGTGTTCGCCGACCTCGAATCCGCTGACCCCACTGAAAAGGGCCTCGGCGCGACCGGCGAAGACGCGCACCCGGCTCCCGCACCGGGGCCGCGTCCGGTCGCGCCGAGGGACCCTGCCGAGCGCTGGGTCGCCGGGCTGTGGCGGGCCGTGCTCGATGCCCGCGAGTTCGGTGTGTTCGACGACTTCTTCGAACTCGGTGGCGAGTTGTCCGGTGCGGAACGGATTCGCGGCGAAGTGGTGGAAAGGCTCGGCGAAGCGCCCGAAGTTGATGAGCTTTTCTTCGCACCGACCGTGGCCGCGATGGCCGATCTGCTTCGCGGTGGGTACGAAGGCACGGATACCGGCCCGGTGCGGTTGCTGTGCGAACGCGGCGACCAGCCGCCGCTGTTCCTGTTCCACCCGGCCGGCGGCACCACCAGCGTCTACCGGCCGCTGGTGGACCGGCTCGGCGACCGGCAGCCCTGCTACGGCCTGGAGCGGATGGACGAGCTGGGCACGCTGGAGGAGAAGGCTGCCCGGTACGTCGAGCTGGTCAGGGTGATCCAGCCCGAAGGCCGGTACCGGCTCGGCGGCTGGTCCTTCGGCGGCATGCTCGCCTACGAGGTGGCCAGGCAGCTCACCGAGGCGGGTTGCCAGGTGGACGCGGTGATCCTGATCGGCACCGTGCTGCCCCGGCGGGCCGCCGGGGCGGACGAAGGCGCGGGCCGGTTCCTGCGGCATGTGCGTGACGTGTACGGAATGGACCTCGCGCTGTCGTCGGCCGAGCAGCGGGAGCTGGACGAGCCGGGGCAGGTCGACCTGGTGCTCGGCAGGCTGGCCGCGGTCGCGCCCGGCACCGGCGACGCGGTACTGCGGCACCAGTACACGTCCTATGTGGACACGAAGATCGCGGAACGCTACCGGCCGAAGCCCTATGCCGGTCCGGTGCTGCTCTGCCGGGCGGCCGATGAGCGGGCGCCCGGCTGGGACGAGCTGTGCCCGAGCCTGCGCGTGGTGACCGTGCCGGGCGACCAGCTCACGATGATCGATCCGCCGCAGGTGGACGAACTCGCCGAGCGGCTCGGGCACTTTCTCGAAGGAAGCAGGGATGTGCAGCGCCCGCCGGCCTAG
- a CDS encoding fatty acyl-AMP ligase — protein MFTSSEKTGPWISPRISPAGLDRAGAHRETLPELLSGWATRRGDRTAVTYLDYSSNPSGIAHSLTWQELDTRVTEVAAWLQSMTDRGERAAILMGQCTEYIIGFLACLRAGLVAVPLFGPELPGHAERLAGVIGDAGPSLVLTTKDRLSTVRSFLDGIRPRVRQVVAVDEVPSGFPELLSAVEPSPDDEAYLQYTSGSTRVPTGVIITHRNVVASARQSARAYGVEPDRAVSVSWLPLYHDMGLVLAIAAPVLAGMSTVLMDPLAFLEKPVRWLRALSANPGAISAAPSFAYGVAAARVSTADKNFLRLDRVRALINGSEPVQAHVMDRFHEAFRSCGLKPETHRSSYGLAEATVLVSVSAAGAPPRRVAFDRVRLAGGRAVPAEDSLGGVSVLVSAGRPVGQQVAIVDPRSRVEQPAGYVGEIWVSGPNVGRGYWRRATSSGETFCAIMDGHGSGAEPNWWLRTGDLGVLFENELYVTGRIKDLIIVDGRNHYPQDIEVSAEQAHPAIRPHSAAAFAVPFTDGERLVVVAERSRWIDDEWLDVDEVIGALRGTISAQHGVGLHDVLLLSPGDLPRTTSGKVARSRCRANYLAGAFGRTGSR, from the coding sequence ATGTTCACGAGTTCGGAGAAGACCGGCCCCTGGATTTCCCCTCGAATCTCCCCGGCAGGACTGGACCGGGCCGGCGCGCACCGGGAAACGCTGCCCGAGCTGCTCAGCGGCTGGGCCACCCGGCGCGGCGACCGGACCGCGGTCACCTATCTCGACTACTCGTCCAACCCGTCCGGGATCGCCCATTCGCTGACCTGGCAGGAACTCGACACCAGGGTCACCGAGGTCGCCGCCTGGCTGCAGAGCATGACCGACCGGGGCGAGCGGGCCGCGATCCTGATGGGCCAGTGCACCGAGTACATCATCGGTTTCCTGGCCTGTCTGCGGGCCGGGCTGGTCGCGGTGCCGCTGTTCGGCCCCGAACTGCCCGGGCACGCGGAGCGGCTGGCCGGGGTGATCGGGGACGCCGGGCCGAGCCTGGTGCTGACCACCAAGGACCGGCTGTCCACGGTGCGCTCCTTCCTGGACGGCATCCGGCCGCGGGTGCGCCAGGTGGTCGCGGTGGACGAGGTGCCCAGCGGCTTCCCCGAACTGCTCAGCGCGGTGGAACCAAGCCCGGACGACGAGGCCTACCTCCAGTACACCTCCGGCTCCACCAGGGTGCCGACCGGCGTGATCATCACCCACCGCAACGTGGTGGCCAGCGCCAGGCAGTCCGCGCGGGCCTACGGCGTGGAGCCGGATCGCGCGGTGTCGGTGAGCTGGCTGCCGCTCTACCACGACATGGGCCTGGTGCTGGCGATCGCAGCCCCGGTGCTCGCCGGGATGTCCACGGTGCTGATGGATCCCTTGGCGTTCCTGGAAAAGCCGGTGCGCTGGCTGCGCGCGCTCTCGGCCAACCCCGGCGCGATCAGCGCCGCGCCCAGCTTCGCCTACGGGGTGGCCGCGGCCAGGGTCAGCACGGCGGACAAGAACTTCCTGCGGCTGGACCGGGTCCGCGCGCTGATCAACGGCAGCGAGCCGGTGCAGGCGCATGTGATGGACCGGTTCCACGAGGCGTTCCGGTCGTGCGGGTTGAAACCCGAGACGCACCGGTCCTCCTACGGCCTTGCCGAAGCGACCGTGCTGGTGTCGGTGTCCGCGGCCGGTGCGCCGCCGCGCCGGGTCGCCTTCGACCGGGTGCGGCTGGCCGGTGGCCGTGCGGTGCCGGCCGAGGACTCGCTCGGCGGGGTGTCCGTGCTGGTTTCGGCGGGACGTCCGGTCGGCCAGCAGGTCGCCATCGTCGATCCGCGCAGCAGGGTCGAGCAGCCGGCCGGCTACGTCGGCGAGATCTGGGTGAGCGGGCCCAACGTGGGCCGCGGCTACTGGCGACGAGCGACGTCGTCGGGGGAGACCTTCTGCGCGATCATGGACGGCCACGGCTCCGGCGCGGAACCCAACTGGTGGCTGCGCACCGGCGACCTCGGCGTGCTGTTCGAGAACGAGCTGTACGTGACCGGCCGGATCAAGGACCTGATCATCGTGGACGGCCGCAACCACTACCCGCAGGACATCGAGGTCAGCGCCGAGCAGGCGCATCCGGCGATCCGCCCGCACTCCGCGGCCGCCTTCGCGGTCCCGTTCACCGACGGCGAGCGGCTGGTGGTGGTCGCGGAACGCTCGCGGTGGATCGACGACGAGTGGCTGGACGTGGACGAGGTGATCGGGGCGCTGCGCGGCACCATCTCGGCCCAGCACGGGGTCGGCCTGCACGACGTGCTGCTGCTCAGTCCCGGTGACCTGCCGAGGACAACCAGCGGCAAGGTGGCCAGGTCGCGCTGCCGGGCGAACTACCTGGCCGGCGCCTTCGGACGGACCGGATCTCGGTGA
- a CDS encoding MCE family protein, with the protein MLTKVVRVQVLIFVVIAVVGVAYVGATYAGLDKLLWNSGYRVTAKFVTGGGVFTNSEVTYRGVAIGRVGELRLTATGMEADLNIDAGAMEVPADTEAVVANRSAVGEQYVDLRPRRDDGPMLKAGSVIQEQDTKTPLPVDLVLSNLAALADSVPKDALRKVVDELYDATEGAGPNLEMLLDKGIDFIQTATQHVPQVTQLVTDAKTVLDTQYRQSDAIKSFGSNAKLLAETMKNSDQDLRGLLPAVPAATEQVSALIRESGPGLGVMMANLLTTADVVEVRQRGMEQLLVTAPQAVNAASKVVRDDGAHFGLSLTFFDPPPCTSGYGTQYRDGLDTGAGGPLNTGARCTLSKGSGTGVRGSQNAPSPSGR; encoded by the coding sequence ATGCTGACCAAAGTGGTCCGGGTGCAGGTGCTGATCTTCGTGGTGATCGCCGTCGTCGGTGTCGCCTACGTCGGCGCCACCTACGCGGGGCTGGACAAGCTGTTGTGGAACAGCGGGTACCGGGTCACCGCCAAGTTCGTCACCGGCGGCGGCGTGTTCACCAACTCGGAGGTCACCTACCGGGGCGTCGCCATCGGCAGGGTCGGTGAGCTGCGGCTGACCGCGACCGGCATGGAGGCGGACCTGAACATCGACGCCGGCGCGATGGAGGTGCCGGCGGACACCGAGGCGGTGGTGGCCAACCGGTCCGCGGTCGGCGAGCAGTACGTGGATCTGCGGCCACGGCGGGATGACGGCCCGATGCTGAAAGCCGGCTCGGTTATCCAGGAACAGGACACCAAGACCCCGCTGCCGGTGGACCTGGTGCTGAGCAACCTCGCCGCGCTGGCCGACTCGGTGCCGAAGGACGCGCTGCGCAAGGTGGTGGACGAGCTGTACGACGCCACCGAGGGTGCCGGGCCGAACCTGGAGATGCTGCTGGACAAGGGCATCGACTTCATCCAGACGGCCACCCAGCACGTGCCGCAGGTGACCCAGCTGGTGACCGACGCGAAAACCGTGCTGGACACCCAGTACCGGCAGTCCGACGCGATCAAGTCCTTCGGCAGCAACGCGAAGCTGCTCGCGGAGACGATGAAGAACTCGGACCAGGACCTGCGCGGGCTGCTGCCGGCGGTGCCCGCGGCGACCGAGCAGGTCAGCGCCCTGATCCGGGAGTCCGGTCCCGGCCTCGGGGTGATGATGGCCAACCTGCTGACCACCGCCGACGTGGTCGAGGTCCGCCAGCGCGGGATGGAGCAGCTGCTGGTCACCGCACCGCAGGCGGTCAACGCGGCCTCGAAGGTGGTGCGGGACGACGGTGCGCACTTCGGACTGTCGCTGACCTTCTTCGACCCGCCGCCGTGCACCAGCGGTTACGGCACCCAGTACCGGGACGGGCTGGACACCGGTGCGGGCGGGCCGCTGAACACCGGCGCGCGCTGCACCCTGTCGAAGGGCAGCGGGACCGGGGTGCGCGGTTCGCAGAACGCCCCTTCACCGAGCGGGCGCTGA
- a CDS encoding MCE family protein, with protein sequence MKPKTRLKAAAVVLLAAVTAGCGGSSVQSVYDLPLPGGAALGDRPYRVFASFQNVLDLVPQSGVRVNDVAVGRVENVELAPDGRSAQVTLRVNGDAVLPANAVARLRQSSILGEKFVELAPPPDATPTGKLLDGAVIPLAESSMAPEIEEVFGALSLLLNGGGVAQIQSITRELNNALGGKESSARALISNLNTFVGGLDEHKAEITRALDSVNRLSATLGEHKEEINTALTDLTPGIEVVSQQREALVGMLKSLASLTNVAVDTVNKSKDDLVADLRALEPTLRQLANSGDSLPKAMEMLLTFPFPDSAMETIKGDYINGFVNLDAQAQAALQGGGR encoded by the coding sequence GTGAAGCCGAAGACCAGGCTCAAGGCGGCCGCCGTGGTGCTGCTCGCCGCGGTCACCGCCGGTTGCGGCGGCAGCAGCGTGCAAAGCGTCTACGACCTGCCGCTGCCCGGTGGTGCCGCGCTCGGTGACCGGCCGTACCGGGTGTTCGCCAGCTTCCAGAACGTGCTCGACCTGGTGCCGCAGTCCGGAGTCAGGGTCAACGACGTGGCGGTCGGCCGGGTGGAGAACGTGGAGCTGGCGCCGGACGGGCGCAGCGCGCAGGTGACCCTGCGGGTGAACGGCGACGCGGTGCTCCCGGCCAACGCGGTGGCGCGGCTGCGCCAGTCCAGCATCCTGGGTGAGAAGTTCGTGGAGCTGGCGCCGCCGCCGGACGCCACACCGACCGGCAAGCTGCTCGACGGTGCGGTGATCCCGCTGGCCGAGTCCAGCATGGCCCCGGAGATCGAAGAGGTCTTCGGCGCGCTTTCCCTGCTGCTCAACGGTGGCGGGGTGGCGCAGATCCAGAGCATCACCCGCGAGCTGAACAACGCGCTCGGCGGCAAGGAGAGCTCGGCCCGCGCGCTGATCTCGAACCTGAACACCTTCGTCGGCGGGCTCGACGAGCACAAGGCGGAGATCACCAGGGCGCTGGACAGCGTGAACCGGCTGTCCGCCACCCTCGGCGAGCACAAGGAAGAGATCAACACGGCGCTGACCGACCTGACACCGGGCATCGAAGTGGTCTCACAGCAGCGAGAGGCGCTGGTCGGCATGCTGAAGTCCTTGGCGTCATTGACGAACGTGGCGGTGGACACGGTCAACAAGAGCAAGGACGACCTGGTCGCCGACCTCCGCGCGCTGGAGCCGACGCTGCGCCAGCTGGCCAACTCCGGGGACAGCCTGCCAAAGGCGATGGAGATGCTGCTGACCTTCCCGTTCCCGGACAGCGCGATGGAGACCATCAAGGGCGACTACATCAACGGGTTCGTGAACCTGGACGCGCAGGCGCAGGCGGCGTTGCAGGGTGGTGGCCGCTGA